The Verrucomicrobiota bacterium genomic interval GCCTGAACTACGAACCAAAAAAAAGAAAACCTTCCTTCCGGAAGGCTTTTCGAACAGGGTCTAGCTACTGAATAAAAGCTGTTTGTGGAACAATTACAGATCCTATTCGTCTAAGATATCATAAGAATTTTACAGACCCATTTGCATATCCATCCAAAAGTAATAAAATAAATTATGGGACTTTTCCTACATAAAGTGTACCGCCTGATGTCTGAAAAAGGCCTGAGTTATCCTGAGGCTTGCAGGGAATTGGCCTTGCACGCCGCCAGAAGGCGAAAAGCGTTGAGGATGAGGAAGGCTGGTAAATGGATTCCTGCGAAAAAACCAAGGACACCTGAGGTGTTAATTGTACCTCAATATCCACCAGAGCCACCTAAAGTCCACCATTTGGAGCAGACATTTTTGGAATTTAATTAAGGGAATCAGGATTCGCCGTAAATCTGATTTAAATCAGGAAGCAATAATTAAGATATCACTTGATTTCGCTGTGTTTCATTGCATCTTAACTCATTCTTTTGTTCTTTGAAGTTCTCAGTCTAACTTCAATCGTATTGTCCAGTTGCTCAATGCCAACAGGATATTTTAATTGGGGGTGTTCCGGATTCGACCTTGAATTGGAGCATGGGGCTGCATGTCGATGATGATAGTTACCATTGTGAAAATGCTATCGCATACTTATTATAAGTGCCAACGATGAAGCATTACCTATGGCTGCATAAATCAGCCATCGTCTCTACTCTGACACCTGCTAGGGGATAGAGGCGCCGACAGCAGGCATAGCTCTCATGGGGTATCCAGCCGAGAGCCGTATCATCACTCTGGGTACTAGTAAGCCAGTAGCGGGTCCCGTCGCGATTGGGGAGCGAAATTAAATGCGAGACTAAACATGTAGACGCCGTATGTGAAGGCTCAAGGGACGCGGGTTCGACTCCCGCCACCTCCACCATTATTTTACTGGATTTTTTGGCATTCAATAAAGAATCCTGTCAACTTCATGGCAAATATGGTTGCCAAGTTGCCAGGAATGGCCATGGTTGTGCGTATGAAGGCACGGAAAACGAACGATCTCGAAAAGTGGGAGTATCCCCCGAAGTCCGGAATCTGGATTAGGGAATTCCTCTATATTCAAACCTTTGAGGGTAATCAGAAAACCTATTCGGCTTATCAAGTCACAGTTCCGGGGAAGGTATACGGTAAAGCGTATACACGTAAAAGGCGTCAGTTCCCCACCAAGGCCAAAGCCCAGAAATGGGCTAACGAAGTTGTCCTGGGATTGAAATTGCAGGGGGAAGTATTTTTCAAGGCAACCGAGGAGGAACGGCAGGAATTCGCCGCTTGTATGCCAAAGCTGAGGGACAAGGGACTGACCCTCACCGAAGCGGTGAATTTCGCCCTTGAACGCCTGAAACCCAAAGGAGGTGAGAAAACCATTGGGGAAATCACCGAGGAATTGATTGAAAGTAAACGTATACGTTTTGATCGGGAGGATTTGCGCCCGCGCTCCTTCAAAGATTTCCGGAACCGGACTTCCAAGTTTGCCAGTGATTTCAATAAAACCCCAATCTATGATCTTACCGTTGAAGAGTTAAAAACATGGCTCATAGCCTTGGATGTTTCTCCGCGAACCACTTTCAATTACCTCTCGGTGATTTCCGAGGTGCTGAAATATGCGGTGCAAAAGGGTTACCTCTCAATCTCGCCAGTCAATGAACTGACCGACAACGACCGGAAAGAACTTTGTGGTTCGCTTACCAAAGAGCAGGAACCGTGTATTCTGACCATTGAGGAAGCCAGAAGGCTTTTAGATGCCGCCCGGGACAATCCAGACCTGGAATTGCTCGGAATGGTCACCCTGGGCCTTTTCTGCGGGATTCGGGTAGAGGAATTAAAACGCCTGAAATGGGAAGATGTCCACGACGACGAAGAGAATCCGGTTGTCACGATATCCGGAACCATTGCAAAGAAGCGGCGGATTCGCCATGTGGATATTCCGGAAAACGCGGTTCAATGGCTTTCGCTCTGTGCCGATAGATCGGGCACGGTGGCCAAGAACAGGTACATTACCGAGCATGACAAGCGGTTCCGGAAACTGCTCAAACTCGCTGGATTCGGTCATGAGGATGAGAATGGAGTCTGGAAATCTTCCTGGGACAACAATGCAATGCGCCACTCCTTTGGAAGTTACCATTATGCGTTGACCGGTGACCCACTTGAAACAGCCCGGCAGCTGGGACACAAGGCAAGTGATCAGGTTCTTTTCGACCATTACAGAGCCTTAGCCAAGAAGAGCGACGGCGAAAAGTACTTTGCCATCAAACCAGCTGCAAGCGCGGCCAAGATCTTGGAGTTTGCAAGATGAAATGGGCAAAATTCAAACATCTTCCACGCAATGAAAAGCTTCTTTCTCGCAGAAAGTTAGGTAAATTTATTCATAGGTATGAAAAATTCCGCAAGGATGTTAAAACGTCCGGCTATGAACCACCAAATGAAAATAAAGACTTCAATTTATGCGTGGTTGCATGGTGTGAATACCGCAATGCTGACACAATGGAAAAAATGATAGATTATTTAGACCAAATCGTTGAATGCGATGGCGCAAAAGGACGAGCACCTAATGTCGCCTTGGGGTATGCACGATGGTGGCCAGAGTTTTTCTTCGGCTTTCCGAACCCTGACGGTAAAGGCGGGTTTGTACCTGGGTTTATTTCAGTAATAATGCAGGATTTCGCAGACGATCCTATCGAAGAATATTTACTCTACACCGATTTATCAAAAATGACCCTCGATCATGTTGTGGACGAATTGTTTAAATTGGGAATAAAAACATCCCATGCAGTCGTTAGACAGCGTGTGAGTGTTTGGGACAGGTTGCCCTAATGTGAGAATTCCCTGGGATTTTCTCACCAACATTATTGGGACAAAGGCGCTTTTATTTGCATCGTAGTGCAGCAATGAAAACTTCATTGCAACTCACCGCGCCTGTCCACGAAGCGTCAGGCATCAACTATAACAAACCGAACATGTCGGTTCCGGAAGCCGCCCAATTTCTTGGGATAGGTTGCCGCACGCTCAGAGAGCTAATAGCCAGGCAGGAAATCCGGCATGTTCGAATTGGCCGAAGGGTCCTGATCAGAAAACAGGACTGCGAAGCCTTCATGGAAGAAAACATTGTTCAAGGAGGCCGGTCATTATGAACAGTACGTTAATTGTAGCATGTGAGCCTTCCGGACTGCCAGGGAGGGTAGAGTATAGGCCGGACCCTGAAAACGTCCTGAACGCGATAGGGTCGCACGAAAAAGGGGCATCCCGAGGGTTGGATGCATTGTTTAATCTGCGTTGGAAGTTTTCCCGAGACGGTTGGGACTTCCGATGCCACATCAGAAAAGGGGTATGGGGCCTTTTTGAGAAATCCAAGGAGGGATACCCCGGGGGGCCAATATTCGCGACGTTGGAGCGGCTATGACAATCATGACCCAGGAATTTCTTGAGGACGTAGGAGCTGTCTCTTTTGAGGAAGCCTTGGAGTTTGCTCCGAATACCGACACCTATGAGGCTGGCATTATTAATACTCCTGACGGTTTATCCACCCGAAACCAGAATCAAATCACCGTTCGGGGTTTTCAGAATACTTCTTTGAGCCGTGATTTCTTCGCTTCGAGTTATCAGGCGGATATCTACAACACGGAAAGACTGACGTTTTCACGGGGTCCTAACTCCATATTGTTCGGTATTGCTCAGCCTGGTGGAATAACCAACGCTCTTTCAAAACGGGCGCGATTCTCGGAGATACGTGAAATCTCTGTGCGTGTTGATAGTGAAGATAGCCTCCGTTTTTCCTTCGATTTTAATCAGCCACTGATTGATGATGTTCTGGCAATTCGCGTGGCTGGTCTCGATTACGATACCCGTTTCTGGCGCGAACCTGAGTGGGAGCAAGGTCAAAGGATTCATGGAGCTCTTAAATGGAAACCGTTTGGAAACACCGACGGTTCCTGGGAAGATCTGGAAATCAATGTTACTTATGAGGACGGGGAAACCGATTCCCAGCGGCTGGGACGAAACGAGCCTATTTACGACCGGGTAACACCCTGGATTGAAGCGGGACGTCCTCTTTCAGATGCGATTGGAACGGTAACCAATGCCAATGCTCCGGACGGCATTGAGCAAGTCATCAATGCGGCACAACTCTACATAATCAATCAAAGCACGGTCCCAAGTGCGCAAGGGGTGCCCACTCTTAATTGGCGGCGTATGGCCAGAGGAGCGCGACCCGCAGAAGCTGATAGTGATCAGAGTCGTAACGCGTCCCTACTGGATGAAAGCATTATGCCATTTGATGTAAACTACTTGGGTGGATCCCGCCGTTACACCGACGATTTCAGCACTTTCCAGGTTATTGTGAATAAAAGTTTTTTCAGAGATTTGCATATTGAAGCGGCCTATAATTACCAGGATTATGATCGTGTCTCAATCGAGGAAATCCGTGGTCCTGCGCTCAATGTGGATGTCAACCGCTTCCTTCCCAATGGAGATCCCAACCCGAATGTGGGGCTCTACTACCTTGATGGTCCGATCGTCCGAAACCAGCCGTTCGGCCAGACCAGGCAAACATCTAAACGTTTCTCGGCCTCCTATCAAATCGATTTTACAGCGAATGAGAACTGGGTAAGGCACTTGGGGCGTTTGCGACTTGCCGGATCTCTTGAATCCCAGGACGACAAATTGGACCGCCAATGGATTCAGTTATCTAACCTTACCCCACTGCTTACCAACGAGCGACAGGGACTGACCGGTCCAAATGCATTTCCTGCAGCCATCAACAGTCCCCGAAATCGGATAAATTTCAGGCAGTATCTGGACCCGGCCAATGGATTTAATGTGGTGCCGGCGGCTTCCGAAAACTATCCTGGCCCATTTTATGCCGGAGATACACTTCCGGATATTGCGGACGCAGGGGGTGTGTCAGCCGCCTTTATTGCCGATTTTCCCGGATTCAATACTATTACGGAAAACCGATCCGATGTAGTGGCTGCGCAGTGGTTCTTTCTAGATAATCGTGTCGTAGCAACCTACGGTAAGCGTTGGGATGAGCAAACTTCCTGGAACGCGAATGGACTTATTAATGCTGACACGGTTGGCGGTCTGCGTCCTTATCCACGGGGATACAATTCCAAAGATGATCCTGATAGTAGAATATTCCGATCCGGCCAGCCCGAAACCCGGGGTATCGTTGCCTATCCCCATGAATCTTTCGGCCTATTCTATAACGAGTCAGACAATTTCCTTCCTGTGGGGCAGCAGTTTGATATCGCTGGAGAAATTTTCCCCAACCAAACGGGAGAAGGTAAGGATTATGGATTCAAATTCTTTTTATTAGATAATAAGCTTTCAGGTTCCTTTACTTGGTTTGAAACCGCGCAGGTCAATGAACCTACAGGCTTTATCCGGGCTGGTGCTCGAGGTATTGCCCGAGCGTTCACGGCCTCTGCCAATGACTTGTGGAATAAAATAGCGGATATCACCGGTGATGATAAATACCTCTCCACTCCGTACCTCTATGATATCGGACCTTTCTTTAATGCTCTGCAGGATATCAACTCAGAAGGAATTGAGTTTCAGATGGTGTGGAACCCAACTGCTCAATGGCGTATTTTGTTCAACTATAGTGAACAGGAAGGGGTCTATCAGAGCTTGGCGCCTAGGATGGCTACCTATTTCAATGAGTTCGTGCCAAGTGAAGTTCAGGCCGAGTGGCTCGATGAGCCTCTGGATAATCCGATTCAATATAATACCGGTGAGGTGACCACTGTTGGCGAATTGATTACAGCCACTCAAGCGGATATTATGCGCATCCAATCGTTGGTAGGCACTGCAGATACACGGCAACCGCTCAGTTCTGCCAATCTGGTTGCAAACTATAGTTTCGAACAAGGCTCGCCGCTTGCAGGCTGGACCATTGGAGGAAACGTTCGCTGGCGCGACGATCGATTCCTAGGTTTCCCATTTGGCTCCGATGGAATATCGATTGATGGCAGCAAACCATTCCTGGGTGGAAAACAAACCGATATAGACGCCCTGATTCGATACCGCACGAAGCTCTTTGATGGAAAGGTAGATTGGAGTATCCAGATGAATATCCGAAACTTGCTCGATGAAACCGATCTCCTGCCATTCCAGATTGATGGACCCAGGACGGGGAAGGTTGTTCGTTGGAGTTACCAGGATCCACGGACTTTTCTCCTGACCAATACTTTTAGATTCTAGTTTGTAGTTTATATGGTCACAGCAGTGCCGGGCCGGTTTGGCCCGGCACTGTTTCCCCCGACTGGATGCGTTGCGATTTGGGCCAGGACATATTAACTTCTGATCTTATCCATTACGTTGAGAAATGCGAAAATTACTGATACTTATTCTCGGTATGACTTCATGGGTCACCAACCACTCGATTGCGGAATCGATAACACCAGTGCAACTCCAAGTGGAGCATCTGGAGAATCCATTGGGAATTGGAGAACGGACGCCACGCTTGTCCTGGAAGGTCGGGGCAGTCGATGAGATTGCGCCTGGACTGACTCAAAGCGCTTACCAAATTCTTGTCGCCAGTTCTGAGGCGAAACTTGCTCGCAATGAAGCCGACCTTTGGGATTCAGGGAAGATCAGTTCGAATAATTCGCGCCTGATTCGTTATGCGGGACATCCGTTATCCTCCCGGTCGGAATGTTACTGGAAAGTGCGCCTCTGGGACGGGGCTGGCAAGGCCAGTGAGTGGTGTGAGAATGCTTCATGGTCGATCGGATTGTTAAGTCAGTCTGATTGGCAAGGCGATTGGATCGCCATGGAGAACAACCACGAATTTGAAACTTCGGAAAACGTCACCTTCCTGGCCAATGATCCCGACCGGGGCACCTTGAAAATGCGGCCGGCCAAAT includes:
- a CDS encoding site-specific integrase, yielding MANMVAKLPGMAMVVRMKARKTNDLEKWEYPPKSGIWIREFLYIQTFEGNQKTYSAYQVTVPGKVYGKAYTRKRRQFPTKAKAQKWANEVVLGLKLQGEVFFKATEEERQEFAACMPKLRDKGLTLTEAVNFALERLKPKGGEKTIGEITEELIESKRIRFDREDLRPRSFKDFRNRTSKFASDFNKTPIYDLTVEELKTWLIALDVSPRTTFNYLSVISEVLKYAVQKGYLSISPVNELTDNDRKELCGSLTKEQEPCILTIEEARRLLDAARDNPDLELLGMVTLGLFCGIRVEELKRLKWEDVHDDEENPVVTISGTIAKKRRIRHVDIPENAVQWLSLCADRSGTVAKNRYITEHDKRFRKLLKLAGFGHEDENGVWKSSWDNNAMRHSFGSYHYALTGDPLETARQLGHKASDQVLFDHYRALAKKSDGEKYFAIKPAASAAKILEFAR
- a CDS encoding helix-turn-helix domain-containing protein; protein product: MKTSLQLTAPVHEASGINYNKPNMSVPEAAQFLGIGCRTLRELIARQEIRHVRIGRRVLIRKQDCEAFMEENIVQGGRSL
- a CDS encoding TonB-dependent receptor plug domain-containing protein, with amino-acid sequence MRDVGAAMTIMTQEFLEDVGAVSFEEALEFAPNTDTYEAGIINTPDGLSTRNQNQITVRGFQNTSLSRDFFASSYQADIYNTERLTFSRGPNSILFGIAQPGGITNALSKRARFSEIREISVRVDSEDSLRFSFDFNQPLIDDVLAIRVAGLDYDTRFWREPEWEQGQRIHGALKWKPFGNTDGSWEDLEINVTYEDGETDSQRLGRNEPIYDRVTPWIEAGRPLSDAIGTVTNANAPDGIEQVINAAQLYIINQSTVPSAQGVPTLNWRRMARGARPAEADSDQSRNASLLDESIMPFDVNYLGGSRRYTDDFSTFQVIVNKSFFRDLHIEAAYNYQDYDRVSIEEIRGPALNVDVNRFLPNGDPNPNVGLYYLDGPIVRNQPFGQTRQTSKRFSASYQIDFTANENWVRHLGRLRLAGSLESQDDKLDRQWIQLSNLTPLLTNERQGLTGPNAFPAAINSPRNRINFRQYLDPANGFNVVPAASENYPGPFYAGDTLPDIADAGGVSAAFIADFPGFNTITENRSDVVAAQWFFLDNRVVATYGKRWDEQTSWNANGLINADTVGGLRPYPRGYNSKDDPDSRIFRSGQPETRGIVAYPHESFGLFYNESDNFLPVGQQFDIAGEIFPNQTGEGKDYGFKFFLLDNKLSGSFTWFETAQVNEPTGFIRAGARGIARAFTASANDLWNKIADITGDDKYLSTPYLYDIGPFFNALQDINSEGIEFQMVWNPTAQWRILFNYSEQEGVYQSLAPRMATYFNEFVPSEVQAEWLDEPLDNPIQYNTGEVTTVGELITATQADIMRIQSLVGTADTRQPLSSANLVANYSFEQGSPLAGWTIGGNVRWRDDRFLGFPFGSDGISIDGSKPFLGGKQTDIDALIRYRTKLFDGKVDWSIQMNIRNLLDETDLLPFQIDGPRTGKVVRWSYQDPRTFLLTNTFRF
- a CDS encoding alpha-L-rhamnosidase N-terminal domain-containing protein — translated: MRKLLILILGMTSWVTNHSIAESITPVQLQVEHLENPLGIGERTPRLSWKVGAVDEIAPGLTQSAYQILVASSEAKLARNEADLWDSGKISSNNSRLIRYAGHPLSSRSECYWKVRLWDGAGKASEWCENASWSIGLLSQSDWQGDWIAMENNHEFETSENVTFLANDPDRGTLKMRPAKYFRKEFTTKRSVSQATLYATARGIYKVEINGERVGDEYLAPGWTDYNKRLYYQTYDVTSQVRAEGANAIGATLADGWYAGYLGYALFVKMPSKPSGRGYYGETPSLIMQLEQPPPLRLRR